The Arachis ipaensis cultivar K30076 chromosome B07, Araip1.1, whole genome shotgun sequence genome includes a window with the following:
- the LOC110265000 gene encoding cathepsin B-like: protein MENISLSVNDLLACCGFLCGCSCDGGYPLNAWRYLVSHGVVNEEVLNQLVKEQPTMALGVGTILRIENAKAAINAGAKFLMSPAIVKV from the exons ATGGAG AATATCTCCCTCTCTGTGAACGATCTTCTAGCATGCTGTGGCTTTTTGTGTGGATGTAGTTGTGATGGAGGGTATCCCCTAAATGCATGGCGATACCTAGTCAGCCATGGTGTTGTCAATGAAGAG GTTCTAAACCAGCTGGTCAAGGAGCAGCCGACTATGGCACTCGGA GTTGGGACTATTCTCAGGATTGAGAATGCAAAAGCAGCAATCAATGCTGGAGCAAAATTTCTGATGAGTCCAGCAATTGTTAAGGTTTGA